A window from Planococcus maritimus encodes these proteins:
- the tyrS gene encoding tyrosine--tRNA ligase yields MTNALIEDLNWRGLLYQQTDEEGMASVLDQEKISLYCGVDPTADSMHIGHIVPLLTLRRFQLHGHRPILLVGGATGMIGDPSGRNEERQLQTTEQIDRNVDSIKKQMEQIFDFQTENGAKMVNNRDWIDGMSVIEFLRDFGKLISVNYMLAKDSVASRLEGGISFTEFSYTLIQAIDFNHLYNEYNCRVQIGGSDQWGNITSGLEVIRKTHEEEAKAFGITIPLVTKADGTKFGKTAGGAVWLDAKKTSPYEFYQFWINTADADVVKYLKIFTFLEKEQIEALAESVETEAHLRKAQTVLAEEMTKLIHGEEALLDAQRITKALFSGDLKSLSADEMKAAFKDVPSVEMAKQAKPIVDLIVDSKVSPSKRQAREDITNGAISINGEKIRDLEYVVDEKDRLDDEFAIVRRGKKKYHMIHFV; encoded by the coding sequence ATGACAAATGCATTAATCGAAGACTTGAACTGGCGCGGGCTTCTGTACCAACAGACGGATGAAGAAGGAATGGCAAGTGTACTGGACCAGGAAAAAATCTCATTATATTGCGGCGTTGACCCGACAGCTGACAGCATGCACATTGGACACATTGTCCCGCTGTTAACATTGCGCCGCTTCCAGCTGCACGGACACCGGCCGATCCTGTTAGTGGGCGGGGCCACTGGTATGATTGGAGATCCATCCGGTCGCAACGAAGAACGTCAATTGCAGACGACAGAACAGATCGATCGCAATGTCGATTCCATCAAAAAGCAAATGGAACAGATCTTTGATTTCCAGACCGAGAACGGGGCGAAAATGGTTAACAACCGCGACTGGATCGACGGCATGAGCGTCATCGAATTTCTGCGCGATTTCGGTAAATTGATTTCTGTCAATTACATGCTGGCAAAAGATTCGGTGGCATCGCGTCTTGAAGGCGGGATTTCATTTACGGAGTTCTCCTACACCTTAATCCAAGCCATTGACTTTAACCATTTGTACAATGAATACAATTGCCGCGTACAGATTGGCGGATCGGACCAGTGGGGCAATATCACATCCGGTCTAGAAGTAATTCGCAAAACACACGAAGAAGAAGCGAAAGCGTTCGGCATCACAATCCCGCTTGTGACAAAAGCGGACGGCACGAAATTTGGCAAAACGGCTGGCGGTGCTGTTTGGCTCGATGCGAAAAAAACTTCTCCTTATGAGTTTTACCAGTTCTGGATTAATACAGCGGATGCGGACGTTGTTAAATACTTGAAGATTTTCACTTTCCTTGAAAAGGAACAAATTGAAGCACTTGCTGAAAGTGTAGAGACGGAAGCGCATCTTAGAAAAGCGCAAACGGTTTTAGCGGAAGAAATGACCAAGCTCATTCACGGCGAAGAAGCACTTCTTGACGCACAGCGTATTACGAAAGCTTTGTTCAGCGGTGATCTGAAAAGCTTGAGCGCGGATGAAATGAAAGCGGCTTTTAAAGACGTTCCTTCTGTCGAAATGGCGAAACAAGCGAAGCCGATCGTCGATTTGATTGTCGACAGCAAAGTATCCCCTTCAAAACGACAAGCGCGCGAAGATATCACGAACGGTGCCATTTCCATCAATGGTGAAAAAATTCGAGACCTTGAATACGTAGTCGATGAAAAAGACCGCTTGGACGATGAGTTTGCCATTGTCCGCCGCGGCAAGAAAAAATATCATATGATTCATTTTGTTTAA
- a CDS encoding transglycosylase domain-containing protein: MQDKLRRWLLKAEETTDKWTSHKWFKRFKITTGVIWNLAIILAIILVAGGVFAASAGAGYFASLVDEEKLRTEEEMLSDIYSYEETSQLYFADNTYLGKLQTDLDREETTLEDVSDVAIDAVLATEDEYFFEHEGIVPKAIMRGLFQDVSNSDSQSGGSTLTQQLIKNQILTNEVSYERKAKEILLAMRLEKFMTKEEIMEAYLNIIPYGRNSAGMNIAGIETAAKGIFNVPASDLNLPQAAFIAGIPKAPFSYTPYAAGGVPKKGEALEPGLNRMKTVLYRMLETGYITEAEYQEALDYDIVADFRTGETRSYEDHPFVTTELEKRATRIIMDVLAEQNGVDPETLDQDQNLYEEYAILANRAVRSNGYRIHSSINKDLYIAQDKAQKAYQGYGTTLSEDYIDENGETKTRQLPVQVGSVTLENDTGRILSFVGGRDHEIEKLNHATQAYRSIGSTVKPLLVYGPALENGLIGAGSPVVDVKFTMNDNGDSYEPTNFIPTSEQGIMPARDALAQSQNLPALRLFAQMRDDMPIQYLIDNGFSRVEENDGVVSSALGGGIEGSVEEVANAYAALANGGKHMETTMIDKIEDADGNVIYEHEAEAKDVFTPQASYVLTDMLRDVFKTDRGTASRANGMLKFNADFAGKTGTTQETRDVWLVGYNPNITMGVWLGYDKEKYSLDNFRNQNLQPSVRVNQLWANLMNTTYDVAPDAIGSGDTFKEPEGVVSRSFCGISGFAPNDACKKAGLVRSDLFIADIMTPKAGDDSLSSGSYTTINGKRYAALSSTPSEFISGGGLGVSEEYVDRMLAPFGGDAGKLFPGSSRFSNVVSSATFDADSAAPAPVGTSINGRTITWSDSASNDVVGYRVFRNGSRVSSVSESSSNSYSAPGPGTYTVVAVDITGRQSAASNGVTIEAPKPEPAPEPEPEKEQAPPQETERPEPEEEPEPEEKPAEETPAPEEPEEPEEPEEEPEEEEEEEEPEEPEQPEQPEEPSEPDTEAPESEEDAA; encoded by the coding sequence GTGCAAGATAAACTCAGAAGATGGTTATTGAAAGCAGAAGAAACAACCGATAAATGGACGTCCCACAAATGGTTTAAACGATTCAAAATCACCACGGGAGTCATTTGGAATTTGGCAATCATTCTAGCGATTATTTTGGTGGCAGGTGGCGTATTCGCTGCATCGGCAGGAGCTGGCTATTTCGCTTCCCTCGTGGACGAAGAAAAGCTGCGGACCGAGGAAGAAATGCTGTCAGACATTTACAGCTACGAGGAAACTTCTCAATTGTATTTTGCCGACAATACCTACCTTGGCAAATTGCAGACCGACCTTGACCGTGAAGAAACGACATTAGAAGATGTGTCTGATGTTGCTATCGACGCGGTACTAGCTACCGAAGACGAATATTTCTTCGAACATGAAGGCATTGTCCCGAAAGCGATCATGCGCGGATTGTTCCAGGATGTCTCTAATTCTGACAGCCAATCAGGAGGATCCACGTTAACTCAGCAATTGATTAAAAACCAAATTCTGACAAACGAAGTCTCCTACGAACGTAAAGCAAAAGAAATTCTCTTGGCGATGCGCCTCGAAAAGTTCATGACCAAAGAAGAAATCATGGAAGCCTATTTGAACATCATTCCATATGGCCGAAATTCAGCTGGCATGAACATTGCCGGGATCGAGACTGCGGCAAAAGGCATATTCAATGTGCCAGCGAGCGACTTGAACTTGCCGCAAGCGGCATTCATCGCCGGCATCCCGAAAGCGCCATTTAGCTATACGCCTTATGCGGCAGGTGGGGTCCCTAAAAAAGGGGAGGCTTTGGAACCTGGTCTCAACCGTATGAAAACGGTGCTCTACCGCATGCTTGAAACAGGCTATATCACAGAAGCTGAATACCAAGAAGCGCTGGATTACGACATCGTCGCAGACTTTAGAACGGGCGAAACCCGTTCATACGAAGACCATCCTTTCGTGACGACTGAGTTGGAAAAACGTGCAACTCGTATCATTATGGATGTGTTGGCGGAACAAAACGGCGTCGACCCTGAAACACTTGACCAAGACCAAAACTTATACGAAGAATATGCGATTTTAGCTAACCGTGCAGTGCGGTCGAATGGCTACCGTATCCATTCGAGTATCAATAAAGACCTGTACATCGCACAAGATAAAGCACAAAAAGCGTACCAAGGATACGGCACGACCTTGTCCGAGGACTATATTGATGAAAACGGCGAAACCAAAACCCGCCAATTGCCTGTACAAGTCGGCAGTGTCACCTTGGAAAACGACACCGGCCGCATCTTGAGCTTTGTCGGCGGGCGTGATCACGAAATTGAAAAACTGAACCACGCAACACAAGCCTACCGATCGATCGGATCGACGGTTAAGCCTTTACTTGTTTATGGCCCGGCCTTAGAAAATGGCTTGATCGGCGCTGGCAGCCCAGTGGTCGATGTGAAGTTCACGATGAATGACAACGGCGACAGTTATGAACCGACAAACTTCATCCCGACAAGCGAGCAAGGCATCATGCCGGCGCGTGACGCCCTTGCGCAATCGCAAAACCTTCCCGCATTGCGTTTGTTTGCGCAAATGCGTGACGATATGCCGATTCAATATTTGATCGACAATGGCTTCTCGCGCGTAGAGGAAAACGATGGCGTCGTTTCTTCAGCACTCGGCGGCGGTATCGAAGGTTCTGTTGAAGAAGTTGCGAACGCTTATGCCGCACTCGCCAATGGCGGCAAGCATATGGAAACGACCATGATCGATAAAATTGAAGATGCAGATGGCAATGTCATCTATGAACACGAAGCCGAAGCAAAAGACGTTTTCACGCCACAAGCATCGTATGTATTGACCGATATGCTGCGTGATGTTTTCAAAACGGACCGCGGAACGGCCAGCCGTGCGAACGGCATGTTGAAATTCAACGCAGACTTCGCAGGCAAAACAGGAACGACCCAAGAAACACGAGACGTTTGGCTCGTCGGCTATAACCCGAACATCACAATGGGTGTTTGGCTTGGCTACGACAAAGAAAAATACTCTTTGGATAACTTCCGAAACCAAAACTTACAGCCATCCGTCCGCGTCAATCAATTGTGGGCAAACTTAATGAACACAACTTATGATGTGGCACCAGATGCAATTGGTTCTGGTGATACATTTAAAGAACCTGAAGGCGTCGTCTCCCGCTCATTCTGCGGCATCTCCGGATTTGCGCCAAACGATGCTTGTAAAAAAGCCGGCTTGGTCCGTTCCGATTTGTTCATCGCGGATATCATGACGCCAAAAGCTGGCGATGACAGCTTGAGCAGTGGATCGTATACGACCATCAATGGCAAGCGCTATGCTGCCTTATCAAGTACACCAAGTGAATTTATATCTGGTGGTGGCCTCGGCGTGTCTGAGGAATATGTTGACCGCATGCTCGCTCCATTTGGTGGAGATGCAGGGAAATTATTCCCGGGCAGTTCACGATTCAGCAACGTCGTTTCAAGTGCCACATTTGATGCAGACAGTGCAGCCCCTGCCCCGGTTGGAACGTCGATCAACGGGCGCACCATCACGTGGAGCGACTCCGCTTCCAATGATGTCGTCGGTTACCGTGTATTCCGAAACGGCAGTAGAGTTTCTTCTGTGTCAGAATCGAGCAGCAACTCCTATAGTGCGCCTGGCCCTGGAACGTATACAGTTGTCGCAGTGGACATTACAGGCCGTCAATCGGCTGCTTCCAACGGCGTAACGATCGAAGCGCCAAAACCGGAACCAGCTCCTGAGCCGGAACCGGAAAAAGAACAAGCTCCACCTCAAGAAACTGAAAGACCAGAACCAGAAGAAGAACCGGAACCGGAAGAAAAGCCGGCCGAAGAAACTCCTGCTCCAGAAGAACCAGAGGAACCGGAGGAACCTGAAGAAGAACCTGAAGAAGAAGAGGAAGAAGAAGAACCCGAAGAACCAGAGCAACCAGAGCAACCAGAAGAACCTTCAGAACCAGACACTGAAGCTCCTGAAAGTGAAGAAGACGCAGCATAA
- a CDS encoding general stress protein: MSRVVGSYGTEMEAVEVIEDLQRQGYRDEDISVLSKDKKDVERVTEETGTQASEGAAAGAATGGALGGLGGVLAGLGALAIPGIGPIVAAGPIAAGLTGAVAGAGVGGIAGALIGLGVPEDEAKSYEEQFKEGRILVLVEEDKTKQSEPSDVNRLKEDEDPLIGTQGSTNIRGDAEPERNRH, from the coding sequence ATGTCACGAGTAGTCGGGTCATACGGAACGGAAATGGAAGCAGTGGAAGTTATCGAGGATCTTCAGCGGCAAGGCTACCGAGATGAAGACATTTCGGTTCTTAGTAAAGATAAAAAAGACGTGGAGCGTGTAACCGAAGAAACCGGAACCCAGGCTAGTGAAGGCGCGGCAGCTGGCGCGGCTACTGGTGGAGCGCTTGGCGGCCTTGGAGGTGTGTTAGCAGGCCTTGGGGCGCTGGCGATCCCTGGGATTGGACCAATTGTCGCAGCGGGTCCAATTGCAGCTGGCCTGACTGGCGCAGTAGCTGGCGCGGGCGTTGGCGGAATTGCGGGGGCTTTAATCGGCCTAGGCGTGCCGGAAGATGAAGCGAAAAGTTACGAAGAGCAATTCAAAGAAGGACGCATTCTTGTGTTAGTGGAGGAAGATAAAACAAAGCAATCCGAGCCAAGCGACGTGAACCGCTTGAAAGAAGACGAAGATCCATTGATTGGAACACAAGGCTCAACGAATATTCGTGGAGATGCTGAGCCGGAACGCAACCGGCATTAA
- the megL gene encoding methionine gamma-lyase, whose protein sequence is MKQKHKFETAIIHKGYDSKVHHDSLATPLYQTSTFSFANAQQGEARFAGEQDGNIYSRLGNPTVRVLEERMAEIEGGSGALAFGSGMAAVSTILVHLTKAGDHVLCSRGIYGCTFGLLSIMEEKYGITHSLIAMTDEQQIEQALRPETKVIYVETPINPTMELVNLRAVEAVAKKHGLRVVVDNTFSSPYLQNPIEYGADFVLHSATKYLNGHGDIVGGILVGADADEMQLIRMTVQKDFGGIMSPFDAWLLIRGLKTLHVRMDRHIDNAEKIVEFLQGEQAVTRILYPFDAGHPQMALAKEQMRRGGGLISFELEGGKKQAQEFLNALSLIKIAVSLGDAETLIQHPATMTHAVVPPEEREKMGISDSLVRLSVGLENVEDLLVDLEQAFAQIKSNLQEI, encoded by the coding sequence ATGAAACAAAAACACAAGTTTGAGACAGCGATAATTCACAAGGGCTATGACAGCAAAGTGCATCACGACAGCTTGGCGACTCCACTTTATCAGACGTCTACTTTTTCGTTCGCAAATGCGCAACAAGGAGAAGCCCGTTTTGCAGGGGAGCAGGACGGAAACATCTACTCGCGCCTCGGCAATCCGACAGTGCGTGTATTAGAAGAGCGGATGGCGGAGATCGAAGGTGGGTCTGGTGCACTGGCATTCGGATCAGGGATGGCTGCAGTCAGTACGATTCTGGTACATTTGACGAAAGCGGGCGACCATGTGCTGTGCTCGCGTGGCATCTATGGTTGCACATTCGGCTTACTGTCAATTATGGAAGAAAAGTATGGCATCACACATTCACTCATTGCGATGACCGACGAACAACAAATCGAGCAGGCGCTCCGTCCTGAGACGAAAGTGATCTATGTGGAGACACCCATCAATCCGACAATGGAGCTCGTTAATTTACGGGCGGTTGAAGCCGTGGCCAAGAAACATGGCTTGCGGGTGGTGGTGGACAATACGTTCAGTTCGCCGTATCTACAAAATCCGATTGAGTATGGTGCTGATTTTGTACTCCATAGTGCCACCAAGTATTTGAACGGCCATGGCGATATTGTCGGTGGGATATTGGTCGGAGCAGATGCGGATGAAATGCAGTTAATCCGTATGACTGTCCAAAAGGATTTCGGTGGCATTATGTCGCCGTTTGATGCGTGGCTGTTGATTCGCGGCTTGAAAACATTGCATGTGCGCATGGACCGCCATATCGATAACGCAGAAAAAATTGTCGAGTTTCTCCAAGGCGAACAAGCAGTGACCCGTATTTTGTATCCATTTGATGCAGGACACCCTCAAATGGCGCTGGCTAAAGAACAGATGCGCCGTGGTGGCGGGCTGATTTCATTCGAACTTGAAGGCGGCAAAAAGCAAGCACAGGAATTTTTGAATGCATTATCCCTAATCAAAATTGCTGTCAGCCTTGGCGATGCGGAAACATTGATTCAGCATCCGGCAACGATGACACATGCCGTCGTGCCACCAGAAGAACGGGAAAAGATGGGCATCAGCGATTCGCTCGTGCGCTTGTCGGTCGGGCTTGAAAATGTTGAAGATTTATTAGTGGACCTTGAGCAGGCGTTTGCGCAAATCAAATCTAATTTGCAGGAAATCTAA
- the hisJ gene encoding histidinol-phosphatase HisJ: MNKRDGHIHTPFCPHGTSDPLHAYVDKAEKSGFTDISFTEHAPLPAGFMDTTPAQDSGMNNNEMSAYFNALNEVKPNYPNMRIRSGLEVDFIQGFEKQTSHLLEQVGPYLEDAILSVHFLRYQDRFICCDFSAEVFMQLANDMGSVQAVYDLYYDTVEASILADLGPYKPKRIGHPTLCHKFQHVHGEQIDDDARIRNILQLIKKQGYELDVNSAGLSKPGCQEFYPPEPYIAYARELGVPLVFGSDAHSTEGLHKYAEHFYTEHY; the protein is encoded by the coding sequence ATGAATAAACGAGATGGCCACATTCACACCCCGTTTTGCCCTCATGGTACAAGCGACCCGCTTCACGCTTATGTGGACAAGGCAGAAAAATCCGGATTTACCGACATTAGTTTCACGGAACACGCCCCGTTACCTGCAGGTTTTATGGATACAACCCCTGCACAAGACAGCGGCATGAATAATAATGAAATGTCAGCCTATTTCAACGCGCTCAACGAAGTAAAGCCAAACTACCCCAATATGCGCATTCGCAGCGGGCTGGAAGTGGATTTTATCCAAGGCTTTGAAAAACAAACGTCCCATCTATTGGAACAAGTCGGCCCTTATCTGGAAGACGCCATTCTTTCGGTCCACTTCTTGCGTTATCAGGACCGTTTTATCTGTTGCGATTTCAGTGCAGAGGTGTTTATGCAACTCGCAAATGACATGGGTTCTGTCCAGGCAGTCTACGATTTGTATTACGATACAGTCGAAGCCTCTATTCTAGCTGACCTCGGCCCTTACAAACCAAAGCGCATCGGCCACCCAACGCTGTGCCATAAATTCCAGCATGTCCACGGGGAGCAAATCGATGATGATGCACGCATCCGAAATATTTTACAGCTGATCAAAAAACAGGGCTATGAGCTCGACGTCAATTCCGCAGGGCTATCCAAACCCGGCTGCCAGGAATTCTACCCGCCTGAGCCTTATATCGCCTATGCACGCGAACTTGGCGTTCCGCTTGTTTTCGGTTCGGATGCCCATAGTACAGAAGGCTTGCACAAATACGCAGAACACTTTTATACTGAACACTATTAA
- the acsA gene encoding acetate--CoA ligase produces the protein MRVEALPAKPGKHHLHNYEEQSANFDWSEVEKEFSWSKTGKINMAHEAIDRHAESDRKNKVALYYKDQYRNETYTFYEMKRMTNRAANLLKSHSDLEKGDRIFIFMPRSPELYFLMFGALKMGLIVGPLFEAFMEGAIYDRLEDSNAKAIITTPELLPRIPKDRLPNLKTIFLVGEEGAEETDGHVDVLKHLDSCSDQFDVEWLEKEDGLVLHYTSGSTGKPKGVLHAQYAMVQQYQTGKWVLDFQEQDIYWCTADPGWVTGTAYGVFSPWLNGVTTVILGGRFSPDAWYQAIEDYGVTVWYSAPTAFRMLMGAGDALVKEYNLSTLRHVLSVGEPLNPEVVKWGAQVFDKRIHDTWWMTETGGQVICNYPSMAIKPGSMGKPIPGIQAAIVDDQGTELPANQMGNLAIKKGWPSMMRQIWNNPQKYDSYFLNDEWYVSGDSAYMDEDGYFWFQGRVDDVIMTSGERVGPFEVESKLLEHPAVAEAGVIGKPDPVRGEIIKAFVALVEGYEPSDELIEEIRQFVKKELAAHAAPREIEFKDKLPKTRSGKIMRRVLKAWELDLPTGDLSTMED, from the coding sequence GTGAGAGTGGAAGCGTTACCAGCAAAACCAGGAAAGCATCATTTACATAATTACGAAGAGCAGTCAGCGAATTTTGACTGGTCCGAAGTTGAAAAAGAGTTCAGCTGGTCGAAAACCGGGAAAATCAATATGGCCCACGAGGCGATTGATCGCCATGCTGAATCGGACCGTAAAAACAAAGTTGCTCTCTATTATAAAGATCAATACCGCAATGAAACCTATACATTTTATGAAATGAAACGCATGACGAACCGTGCAGCAAATCTATTGAAATCACATTCCGACTTGGAAAAAGGGGACCGTATCTTTATCTTTATGCCCCGTTCTCCTGAATTATACTTCCTTATGTTCGGCGCGTTGAAGATGGGTTTGATTGTCGGACCTTTATTCGAAGCATTTATGGAAGGGGCCATTTACGATCGTCTTGAAGATAGTAATGCCAAAGCGATTATTACGACACCGGAATTGCTTCCGCGCATTCCGAAAGATCGCCTTCCTAATTTGAAAACGATCTTCCTCGTCGGGGAAGAAGGGGCAGAAGAAACGGATGGCCATGTCGACGTCTTGAAGCATCTGGATTCCTGCTCGGATCAATTCGATGTAGAGTGGCTGGAAAAAGAAGATGGCTTAGTGCTTCATTATACTTCCGGCTCTACCGGCAAACCTAAGGGTGTCTTGCATGCGCAATATGCCATGGTGCAACAGTATCAAACCGGTAAATGGGTACTGGATTTTCAAGAGCAGGATATCTACTGGTGCACAGCTGACCCCGGATGGGTAACCGGCACAGCATATGGCGTGTTCTCTCCATGGCTCAATGGTGTCACAACCGTTATTCTAGGCGGACGCTTTTCTCCTGATGCTTGGTACCAAGCTATTGAAGATTACGGCGTTACGGTCTGGTATAGCGCACCTACAGCATTCCGTATGCTGATGGGAGCAGGAGACGCTTTAGTGAAAGAATACAATCTTTCAACTTTGCGCCACGTCTTGTCTGTTGGGGAACCGCTAAATCCAGAAGTCGTCAAATGGGGCGCGCAAGTTTTCGATAAACGCATCCACGATACGTGGTGGATGACGGAAACAGGCGGACAAGTCATTTGCAATTACCCGTCGATGGCAATCAAGCCAGGTTCAATGGGCAAACCGATCCCTGGGATTCAAGCAGCGATCGTTGACGATCAAGGCACGGAATTGCCAGCCAACCAAATGGGCAATCTGGCGATCAAAAAAGGATGGCCGTCCATGATGCGGCAAATCTGGAACAATCCGCAGAAATACGACTCCTATTTCTTGAATGATGAGTGGTATGTGTCCGGCGACTCGGCCTATATGGATGAAGACGGGTATTTCTGGTTCCAGGGCAGAGTCGATGATGTCATCATGACTTCTGGCGAACGGGTCGGCCCGTTTGAAGTAGAAAGCAAACTGCTGGAGCATCCAGCGGTAGCCGAGGCAGGTGTCATCGGAAAACCAGATCCAGTACGCGGAGAAATCATCAAAGCCTTCGTTGCGCTCGTAGAAGGCTATGAACCGTCCGATGAATTGATTGAAGAAATCCGTCAGTTCGTTAAAAAAGAACTGGCTGCACACGCAGCACCGCGTGAAATCGAATTTAAAGACAAGCTTCCGAAAACACGAAGCGGCAAAATCATGCGCCGCGTCTTGAAAGCGTGGGAATTGGATCTGCCAACTGGTGATTTGTCCACAATGGAAGACTAG
- the rpsD gene encoding 30S ribosomal protein S4, which produces MSRYTGPAWKLSRRLGISLSGTGKELEKRPYAPGQHGANQRRKVSEYGLQLQEKQKLRFMYGVNERQFKTMFIKAGKMDGKHGENFMILLETRLDNVVYRLGLARTRRQARQLVNHGHILVDGKRVDIPSYSVKPGQTIAFREKSNNLDVVNEAIEVNSFVPEYVSIDADKKEGTFVRLPERSELSAEINEQLIVEFYSR; this is translated from the coding sequence ATGTCTCGTTATACAGGTCCAGCATGGAAACTGTCACGTCGCCTTGGAATTTCTTTGAGCGGCACAGGTAAAGAACTCGAAAAACGCCCTTACGCACCAGGTCAACACGGTGCTAACCAACGCCGTAAAGTTTCTGAATACGGCTTGCAATTGCAAGAAAAACAAAAACTACGCTTTATGTACGGAGTGAACGAACGTCAGTTCAAAACAATGTTCATCAAAGCTGGTAAAATGGATGGCAAACATGGTGAGAACTTCATGATCTTGCTTGAAACACGCCTTGACAACGTTGTTTACCGCCTCGGCCTTGCGCGCACTCGCCGCCAAGCTCGTCAATTGGTAAACCACGGACACATCCTTGTTGATGGCAAACGCGTAGACATCCCGTCTTATAGCGTGAAACCAGGACAAACAATCGCTTTCCGCGAAAAGTCCAACAACCTTGATGTTGTTAACGAAGCGATCGAAGTGAACAGCTTCGTTCCAGAATACGTTTCAATCGACGCTGACAAAAAAGAAGGCACATTCGTCCGTCTCCCAGAGCGCAGCGAATTGTCTGCTGAAATCAACGAACAATTGATCGTTGAGTTCTACTCACGTTAA
- a CDS encoding GAF domain-containing protein, translating to MFATTSYSGTREEQYNLLNKQLDALLAGEPNRIANLSNASALLGQFLDRINWVGFYLMEEGELVLGPFQGMPACVRIPVGKGVCGTAIDKNETMLIDDVHAFPGHIACDAASRSEIVIPLVKDGEAIGVLDIDSPELARFTEEDRSGLEKFANTLLKHI from the coding sequence ATGTTTGCTACAACTTCTTACAGCGGCACACGCGAAGAGCAATACAATCTGCTCAATAAACAACTTGACGCTTTGCTTGCGGGTGAACCGAACCGCATCGCTAATTTGTCGAACGCTTCTGCCCTCCTTGGCCAATTCCTCGACCGCATCAACTGGGTCGGCTTTTATTTAATGGAAGAGGGCGAGCTCGTCCTCGGCCCATTCCAAGGAATGCCGGCTTGCGTCCGAATTCCAGTCGGCAAAGGCGTATGCGGTACAGCCATCGACAAAAATGAAACCATGCTTATCGATGATGTTCATGCCTTCCCTGGCCATATTGCCTGCGATGCCGCTTCTCGTTCAGAGATCGTCATTCCACTTGTCAAAGACGGCGAAGCCATTGGCGTACTCGATATCGACAGCCCGGAGCTTGCGCGATTTACCGAAGAAGACCGCAGCGGGCTTGAAAAGTTTGCAAACACGTTATTGAAGCATATCTAA
- a CDS encoding helical backbone metal receptor → MRIVSICPSNTELLAFLNADHLLVGIDDYSDWPKSIEGLPRLGPDLSIRMDEVEALSPDLVLASLSVPGMEKNIEELEKRKIPHLILDPQSLTDIRSDLKTVADAINFDSSAVLEEYDAAITELTKRGDSTSSSPSLYWEWWPKPVFTPGGVNWLSEISRLVGARNCFEDEETANIQTDWDAVRQREPDFILLAWVGIMTSKVKPELVLKRPDWQSMKAIDHIHVMEEALFCRPSPRLIEGAIKLGKLVHPQAFEDFPLPSFIKEKQSNV, encoded by the coding sequence ATGCGAATCGTATCCATTTGCCCAAGCAATACCGAGTTGCTCGCTTTTTTAAATGCCGATCATTTGCTGGTCGGTATCGATGATTATTCTGACTGGCCGAAAAGCATTGAAGGGCTGCCACGCCTCGGACCGGATTTATCCATTCGTATGGACGAAGTAGAAGCTCTTTCACCGGATCTTGTCTTGGCGTCACTCAGCGTGCCCGGCATGGAGAAAAACATTGAAGAGCTTGAAAAGCGCAAGATTCCCCACCTTATACTCGATCCACAATCGCTCACTGACATCCGAAGCGATTTAAAGACAGTGGCTGATGCCATAAACTTTGACAGCTCAGCAGTCCTCGAAGAATATGATGCGGCGATTACCGAATTGACAAAACGCGGCGACAGCACAAGCTCCTCCCCTTCCCTGTACTGGGAATGGTGGCCTAAACCGGTATTCACTCCCGGAGGTGTCAACTGGCTCAGCGAAATTAGCCGGTTAGTCGGCGCCCGCAATTGTTTCGAAGATGAAGAGACCGCGAACATCCAAACCGATTGGGATGCAGTTAGGCAACGAGAGCCAGACTTTATTTTACTTGCTTGGGTCGGCATCATGACTTCGAAGGTCAAACCAGAATTGGTATTAAAACGGCCTGACTGGCAATCGATGAAAGCGATCGACCATATCCACGTCATGGAAGAGGCTTTATTTTGCCGGCCGTCCCCTAGATTAATCGAAGGCGCTATTAAGCTCGGCAAACTTGTTCACCCACAAGCGTTCGAAGATTTTCCGCTTCCTTCTTTTATCAAGGAAAAGCAATCCAATGTATAG